A single Nostoc sp. PCC 7107 DNA region contains:
- the cobG gene encoding precorrin-3B synthase, with amino-acid sequence MLSGFTACPGLFYATSAQDGILSRLRIPGGILNSQQCQAIAEIADNYGGGYVDVTNRANLQIREINQGINSEVLQQLQSLGLGSPNSAVDHIRNIMTSPTAGIDPAELIDTRPLVQKWDNYIAAHPELVGLSAKFSVCFDGGGKVAVSDRLNDILLTAELINTQVYFRLHLGLIKSKPPTDTGIILLPEQCLSILAALADVYLHHIDINSKRKPRLREVVNSLGWENYLQQVEWRLNFSVRRCEHFIKKPSQAKKEECFSHIGVHPQRQENLFYIGVVLPLGRLESQQMWRLGDLAAQYGSGTIRLTPWQNLLITDITQKWVVDVQNEIAELGLDFKVTNIKSSLIACSGKRGCAASATDTKGHALALADYLETHVKLDRPINIHFSGCAKSCAQHHNSDITLLGVSDGLRPTVGNRDMESYHVYVGDRENHEKFGLKIYEYVSFAELPALIEQMLKVYKIHRFNHDESFQEFVNRYSITQLKDLFESLKICVHLHLSAVCN; translated from the coding sequence TTGCTTTCGGGATTTACTGCCTGTCCAGGCTTATTTTACGCTACATCGGCTCAAGATGGCATTTTGTCTCGCCTGAGAATACCTGGTGGGATACTTAATAGTCAACAATGTCAGGCGATCGCAGAGATCGCAGATAATTACGGTGGTGGCTATGTTGATGTCACAAATCGCGCTAACCTGCAAATCAGAGAAATTAATCAAGGTATCAACAGCGAAGTTCTCCAACAGCTACAAAGTTTGGGGTTGGGTTCGCCTAATTCGGCTGTAGACCACATCCGCAATATTATGACTAGTCCCACCGCAGGTATTGACCCAGCAGAATTAATCGATACTCGCCCTTTGGTTCAAAAATGGGATAACTACATAGCAGCGCATCCTGAACTAGTCGGACTATCAGCGAAGTTTAGCGTTTGCTTTGATGGCGGTGGAAAAGTTGCGGTAAGCGATCGCCTCAATGATATCTTATTGACTGCTGAATTAATCAACACTCAAGTTTACTTCCGTTTACATCTGGGTTTAATCAAAAGCAAACCACCCACAGATACAGGAATTATCTTGTTGCCAGAACAATGTTTGTCTATTTTGGCAGCTTTAGCAGATGTTTATTTACATCATATTGATATTAATAGTAAACGCAAGCCACGTTTGCGAGAAGTAGTAAACAGTTTGGGATGGGAAAATTATCTTCAGCAAGTTGAATGGCGGTTAAATTTTTCTGTGCGGCGTTGTGAGCATTTTATCAAAAAACCTTCCCAAGCAAAAAAGGAAGAATGTTTCAGCCATATTGGTGTTCATCCCCAACGACAGGAAAATTTATTTTATATCGGTGTAGTTTTGCCTTTGGGTAGGCTTGAAAGTCAGCAAATGTGGCGTTTAGGGGATTTAGCAGCACAATATGGTAGCGGGACTATCAGACTCACACCTTGGCAAAATTTGCTCATCACTGATATTACCCAGAAATGGGTTGTTGATGTTCAAAATGAAATAGCTGAATTAGGATTAGATTTCAAAGTTACAAATATTAAAAGTTCATTAATTGCTTGTTCTGGTAAACGGGGTTGTGCTGCTTCTGCAACAGATACTAAAGGTCATGCTTTGGCATTAGCCGATTACCTAGAAACTCATGTTAAACTAGATCGCCCAATTAATATTCACTTTAGCGGCTGTGCAAAATCTTGCGCCCAACATCACAACAGTGACATCACCTTACTAGGTGTGAGCGATGGGCTGCGCCCCACCGTAGGCAATCGCGATATGGAAAGTTATCACGTTTATGTTGGGGATAGGGAAAATCACGAAAAATTCGGACTAAAAATCTATGAATACGTCAGTTTTGCAGAACTACCTGCACTGATAGAACAAATGCTCAAAGTGTATAAAATTCATCGCTTTAATCATGACGAATCTTTTCAGGAATTTGTCAATCGTTATAGTATTACCCAACTGAAAGATTTATTTGAGAGTCTCAAAATCTGCGTTCATCTGCATTTATCTGCGGTTTGTAATTGA